The sequence below is a genomic window from Agrobacterium tumefaciens.
TCTTAAGCCTGCCCCTAGCCTCGATTGACAAGCTGGCGCTTGAAACCCAGCTCCGTACCATCGGCACGATGGAAGGCAGCACCAGCCGCAAGGGCCACGTCGCGTGAGCTACGTTTTGGATCAGCAGCCGGCCAGCGGGCGCGATCAGGACCTGCGGGCAGCCCTGCAGGCGGCGGGACTTCCGATCGACGATCTGGAGCAAAGTGGGCGCACCTTCTTCCGCTTTGCCGACAAGGGTCAAATCGTCGGCTTCGGCGGGCTGGAGCCCTATGGCGACTGCGCGCTGTTGCGCTCCGTGGTCGTCCTGCCAGAACAACGCGGACGCGGTTATGGCGAAGCTATCTCCCGCCGGCTGCTTGACGAGGCGGGGCGCGGCGGCGCCCGTACTGTCTATCTGCTGACTCAATCGGCTGCCGCGTTCTTTGAACATCTTGGGTTCGTGAAAGTCGAGCGCACGGCTGCGCCGGAGACGATCCTGCAAACACGCCAGGCGGCAAGCTTGTGCCCGGCGTCTGCCGGCCTGTTTGCCAAATCAATCTGAGGATAAAATCATGTCCACATTTGAACGCTATCTGACGGTGTGGGTCTTTGCCTGCATCGTCGTCGGGGTGGCGCTTGGCCACCTCATGCCGGACGCCTTCCAAGCGATCGGTGCGGCCGAAGTCGCCAAGGTCAACCTGCCGGTCGCAGTGCTGATCGGGCTGATGATCATTCCGATGCTGCTCAAGATCGATTTCGCGTCCCTCGGTCAGGTCGGCCGACACTGGCGCGGGATCGGCGTCACCCTGTTCATCAACTGGGCCGTAAAACCATTTTCGATGGCGCTGCTTGGCTGGCTGTTCATCGGCTATCTGTTCCGTCCGTACCTGCCGGCCGGCCAGATCGATTCCTATATCGCCGGCCTGATCATCCTGGCCGCCGCGCCCTGCACCGCCATGGTGTTCGTCTGGTCGAACCTGACCAAAGGGGAGCCTCATTTCACGCTGAGCCAGGTCGCGCTGAACGACACGATCATGGTCGTGGCCTTCGCGCCGATCGTCGGGCTGCTGTTGGGTCTGTCCGCCATCACGGTGCCTTGGGATACGTTGATCCTGTCGGTCGTGCTCTACATCGTCCTGCCGGTGGTCGCGGCACAAATCCTGCGCCGGCTGAGAGATGTGAACCGCCTTGGCGCCAGACTGCAGCCGGTGTCTCTCGTTGCGTTGCTTGCGACCCTGGTGCTGCTGTTCGGCTTTCAGGGCGAGCAGATCCTCGCGCAACCGGGCGTGATCGCCCTGCTGGCCGCTCCGATCCTCATCCAAGTCTATTTCAACTCCGGCCTCGCCTACCTGCTCAACCGCATGAGCGGGGAGGAGCACTGTGTCGCCGGCCCGTCGGCTTTGATCGGCGCGTCCAACTTTTTCGAACTGGCGGTGGCCGCCGCCATCAGCCTGTTCGGCTTCAACTCGGGCGCGGCGCTGGCCACGGTCGTCGGCGTCCTCATCGAGGTGCCAGTCATGCTGTCGGTGGTCTGGATCGTCAACCGCAGCAAGGGCTGGTACGAGCGCGGCGCCGCCGTCCGCTCCTCCACTTCCACCATCGAAAGGGCATGAAAACGATGGATGTCACGATCTACCATAACCCCGCCTGCGGTACGTCGCGCAACACGCTGGAAATAATTCGCAACGCCGGCATTGAACCGACGGTGATAGAATACCTGAAAACCCCGCCAAGCCGCGATCAGCTTGTCAAGATGATCGCTGACGCCGGCCTCACCGTGCGCCAGGCTATCCGCGAGAAGGGCACGCCCTATGCGGAGCTGGGCCTCGACAACCCGGAGCTGACCGATGACCAGTTGCTCGACGCCATGCTTAAGGACCCGATCCTGATCAACCGGCCCCTGGTCATGACGCCGCTCGGCACGCGCCTGGCGCGGCCATCCGAAGTAGTGCTGGACATTCTGCCGGATACCCACAAAGGCGCCTTTACCAAGGAAGATGGCGAACAGGTCCTCGATGCGGAGGGCAAGCGCGTTGTCTGATCTGCCTGCCGCATCCCTATCGCATCTTCGTCAGCCAGACCTGGACGCTTTGCGTCCTCCGTTCTCATCGCACAAACCGCGTATTCTGATCCTCTACGGCTCTCTGCGGGCTGTGTCTTATAGCCGGCTTCTGGCGCAAGAAGCGGCGCGGCTGCTGGAGCACTTCGGCTGCGAAGTGCGGATCTTCGATCCGGCAGGCCTGCCGCTTCCCGATGCGGAACCGGCGAGCCACCCCAAAGTGCAGGAGCTGCGCGACTTGTCCGCCTGGTCGGAAGGCCAGGTCTGGGTTTCGCCGGAACGCCACGGCGCGATGACCGGCATCATGAAAGCGCAGATCGACTGGATTCCGCTTGCGGTCGGTTCGGTGCGACCGACCCAGGGCAAGACGTTGGCGGTCATGCAGGTTTCCGGAGGCTCCCAATCGTTCAACGCGATCAACCAGCTACGCGTTCTCGGCCGCTGGATGCGGATGATCACGATCCCCAATCAGTCGTCGGTCGCGAAAGCGTTTCAGGAATTCGACGCAGACGGACGCATGAAGCCGTCTTCCTATTACGACCGGGTAGTGGACGTCTGCGAGGAACTGGTCAAGTTCACGCTCCTGACCCGTGACGCCTCCGCCTACCTCACCGATCGCTACAGCGAGCGAAAGGAAGAGGCCGAAAAGCTCGAGCAGCGCGTAAGCCTCAAGTCCATATGACCCAGCGCTTGCCGATCGGCGCGATCCTCGCCCTTGGTGTCACCCAGAACATCGGCTACGGCACCCTCTATTACAGCTTCAGCATCCTGGCGCCGGACATGGCTGAAAGCCTGTCCTGGTCTCAGGAATGGATCTTTGGCGCCCTCTCGGCCGCCCTGCTCATCGGCGGATTGACCGCCCCTTGGCTTGGCACGCTGATCGACCGCATTGGGGCAGGGCGGGTGATGACCATTGGCTCCGCCGTCGCGGCCGTAGCCTTAGTTGCTTGCGCCTACGCGCCGGGAAGGGGTACTTATGTCGCGGCACTGATCGCGATCGAGGTCGCCGCCAACCTGGTACAGTACGGGGCAGCGTTCGCACTCCTGGTCCAGCTGCGGCCGGTGGTGGCGCAACGTAGCATCACGTATCTCACCCTGGTCGCTGGCTTTGCCTCGACGATGTTCTGGCCGATCACGACGGCGCTGCACGCGCAGCTGTCCTGGCAGAACGTCTACCTCATATTCGCTGGCCTCAATCTGCTGGTGTGCCTGCCGATCCACGCCTGGCTGTCGCGCGGCCTGGCACACAGCCGCCGGCAAGCTGTCGCACAACAGGCCGCTCCCATGGCAGGATCACTGGCGCCGTCGCACCGCCGCACTGGGTTTGCCCTCATGACCACGGCCTTTGCGGTGCAGTACCTCGCCAGCGCATCAGTGCTGGTCCACATGGTGCCGTTGCTCGCCGGCCTCGGCCTCGGCGCCACCGCAGCCATCGTCGGCGCGCTGTTCGGACCGTCGCAGGTCGCGAGCCGGCTGATCAATATGCTGTTCGGCAAACGCCTGGACGCGCTCCGTCTCGCTATGATTTCAGCGGCACTGATCCCTGCCGGCGCTCTGGTACTGGAACTGACCGCGCCCTCCATACCCGGGGCCATGGTTTTCGCCGTGGTGTTCGGCATGGGCAACGGCCTGCTGAGCATTGTGAGCGGAACCCTGCCGCTAGCGCTGTTCGGCAGTGAAGGTTACGGCAAGCTGCAGGGGAAGATGATGGCCGCCCGACTGATCGTCTCGGCTTCAGCCCCCTTCGTCATGGCTCTGGCAATGGAATGGCTGGGGTTCTCGCTGTCCCTCGCGGCGATCGTCGGCCTCGGCCTGCTGGCCCTGGCCTTGTTCGTCCTCCTTGGGAGCTTTCGCCGCCGAGGTATGGTAGGCTGATCGCGTGCTGCATATCCTCTTTGCCCTCTCCCTAGCGATAGTCGCTCTGCTCTATTCCTCCGTCGGTCAGGCGGGGGGCACGGGCTATGTGGCGCTGATGGGGCTGGCCGGGTTCATGCCTGCCGTTATCAAGCCTTCAGCCCTCGCTCTCAATATTCTCGTGTCGGCCATCGGC
It includes:
- the arsH gene encoding arsenical resistance protein ArsH, which translates into the protein MRRASALSDLPAASLSHLRQPDLDALRPPFSSHKPRILILYGSLRAVSYSRLLAQEAARLLEHFGCEVRIFDPAGLPLPDAEPASHPKVQELRDLSAWSEGQVWVSPERHGAMTGIMKAQIDWIPLAVGSVRPTQGKTLAVMQVSGGSQSFNAINQLRVLGRWMRMITIPNQSSVAKAFQEFDADGRMKPSSYYDRVVDVCEELVKFTLLTRDASAYLTDRYSERKEEAEKLEQRVSLKSI
- the arsK gene encoding arsenite efflux MFS transporter ArsK, with the protein product MTQRLPIGAILALGVTQNIGYGTLYYSFSILAPDMAESLSWSQEWIFGALSAALLIGGLTAPWLGTLIDRIGAGRVMTIGSAVAAVALVACAYAPGRGTYVAALIAIEVAANLVQYGAAFALLVQLRPVVAQRSITYLTLVAGFASTMFWPITTALHAQLSWQNVYLIFAGLNLLVCLPIHAWLSRGLAHSRRQAVAQQAAPMAGSLAPSHRRTGFALMTTAFAVQYLASASVLVHMVPLLAGLGLGATAAIVGALFGPSQVASRLINMLFGKRLDALRLAMISAALIPAGALVLELTAPSIPGAMVFAVVFGMGNGLLSIVSGTLPLALFGSEGYGKLQGKMMAARLIVSASAPFVMALAMEWLGFSLSLAAIVGLGLLALALFVLLGSFRRRGMVG
- the arsC gene encoding arsenate reductase (glutaredoxin) (This arsenate reductase requires both glutathione and glutaredoxin to convert arsenate to arsenite, after which the efflux transporter formed by ArsA and ArsB can extrude the arsenite from the cell, providing resistance.) gives rise to the protein MDVTIYHNPACGTSRNTLEIIRNAGIEPTVIEYLKTPPSRDQLVKMIADAGLTVRQAIREKGTPYAELGLDNPELTDDQLLDAMLKDPILINRPLVMTPLGTRLARPSEVVLDILPDTHKGAFTKEDGEQVLDAEGKRVV
- the arsB gene encoding ACR3 family arsenite efflux transporter, coding for MSTFERYLTVWVFACIVVGVALGHLMPDAFQAIGAAEVAKVNLPVAVLIGLMIIPMLLKIDFASLGQVGRHWRGIGVTLFINWAVKPFSMALLGWLFIGYLFRPYLPAGQIDSYIAGLIILAAAPCTAMVFVWSNLTKGEPHFTLSQVALNDTIMVVAFAPIVGLLLGLSAITVPWDTLILSVVLYIVLPVVAAQILRRLRDVNRLGARLQPVSLVALLATLVLLFGFQGEQILAQPGVIALLAAPILIQVYFNSGLAYLLNRMSGEEHCVAGPSALIGASNFFELAVAAAISLFGFNSGAALATVVGVLIEVPVMLSVVWIVNRSKGWYERGAAVRSSTSTIERA
- the arsN2 gene encoding arsenic resistance N-acetyltransferase ArsN2 → MSYVLDQQPASGRDQDLRAALQAAGLPIDDLEQSGRTFFRFADKGQIVGFGGLEPYGDCALLRSVVVLPEQRGRGYGEAISRRLLDEAGRGGARTVYLLTQSAAAFFEHLGFVKVERTAAPETILQTRQAASLCPASAGLFAKSI